The DNA window GAGACGAGGCGTGGGGCGGGAAGTCTCCGGCAATCAAATCGGTCTCTAATGGACCAAAGGGGATTGGCGGCATCAGCAGCCAGTTACCCTCATCCTGGTCGGCAAAATGCTGTTGCAGATCCCGGTAATTGACCTCGTAGGCGTAATCGAGGCCAAACTGCTCGCCGCTATACACATTGCTATACGTAGGGAAGTACCACTGGCCCTGGTAATGAACCAGCAAGGCGCGATTGTTGGCGAGAAGCTCTGCCCCCAGGCTCAGGGCAGTGAGCAGCAGTAAGAGCCAGGCCGAGTAATAGCCGCGTCGGCTGCGCTTGAATCGCTGCCAGCGCTTGATTGCAACGGGATTTTTCAGGCTGAAGATGCTCATGCGGTTGCAGGGCCACCAAAGCGAATACGGGGGTCCACCAAGGCCACGCACAGGTCCGAGAGAATATTGCCGACCATATACAACAAGGACGAGATCACCAGAATGCCCATGACGACCGGGTAATCCCGTTCGAGAATCGCCTCGTAACCCAACAAGCCAATACCATCGATATTGAAAATGGTCTCAATCAGAAAGGAGCCGCCAATCAGCACGGAAATATTGTTGCCAAAAGAGGTTGCGATGGGAATCAGGCTATTGCGGGTGGCATGGCGCCGTACCGCCTGATGGCGAGACAGGCCCTTGGCGGCGGCGGTGCGCATATAGTCGGCAGACTGGTGATCCATCAGCGCATTTTTCATCATGAAGGTGGTCATGGCAAAACTGCCGGCCATGTAGGCGATCAGCGGTAGCACCGCATGGTGGAAAACGTCCTGGACCCGTCCCCAATAACTCAGGTCATCGAAATCATCGCTAACGAAACCGCCCAGCGGAAACCAGTCCCAGTAGCCAGCAAACAGCGAAATAGCCGCAATCCCAATAACGTAACTGGGCAGGGCATAGCCGAAAAAAACAACCCCGGAGGACCAAGCGTCAAAACGGCTGCCATGATACATCCCCTTGAGCAGCCCGAGGGGAATGCATACCGCATAGGTAAGGATGAGGGTGGTGATGCCGAAAAACAGCGATACCGGAAAGCGCTCTTTGATGATGTCCCAAACGGGATCCTGATAGCGGGTGGAGTGACCTAAATCAAACTGCAGCACCTTGCCCAACCACTCTGCATAACCAGTTAGCACTGGCTTATCAAAGCCATAATAGGCCGCAAGATCCTTGAGCTGTTCCTCCGAAAGCGTGCCACCACTGCCTTGGTTTTTTTGCATGGCGCCACTTTCGCCCCCCAGTTGCGCCTGGGTCATCATCCTCTCGATCGGCCCGCCGGGAACCACCCGCGTGACCGCGAAAACCAGAAGGGTGATACCGATGAAGGT is part of the Spongiibacter taiwanensis genome and encodes:
- a CDS encoding ABC transporter permease subunit, yielding MAAYFLRRFLLIAPTFIGITLLVFAVTRVVPGGPIERMMTQAQLGGESGAMQKNQGSGGTLSEEQLKDLAAYYGFDKPVLTGYAEWLGKVLQFDLGHSTRYQDPVWDIIKERFPVSLFFGITTLILTYAVCIPLGLLKGMYHGSRFDAWSSGVVFFGYALPSYVIGIAAISLFAGYWDWFPLGGFVSDDFDDLSYWGRVQDVFHHAVLPLIAYMAGSFAMTTFMMKNALMDHQSADYMRTAAAKGLSRHQAVRRHATRNSLIPIATSFGNNISVLIGGSFLIETIFNIDGIGLLGYEAILERDYPVVMGILVISSLLYMVGNILSDLCVALVDPRIRFGGPATA